Genomic DNA from Antennarius striatus isolate MH-2024 chromosome 16, ASM4005453v1, whole genome shotgun sequence:
tgGTAAAGTCATCATATATCAGAAATGTTTCCAAAAACAAAGGTTATGgcacattaacaaaaaaaaaaagcatttcagaTAAAAGATGAATTCAGAGAGAGACAGCAGATCGGCATAGCTATAAATGGTCTTCAATGTTCCTCTAAATAAATCACTATATAGTTGATGCGACTCTGCCGGCCGCTCACTGACTGAGCCATCTCACTAAATCAATCTTATCATCTTCATTTCATGGTGAATTGTTTCTTCTCCCCGTGGATACCTTTGTGATAAAGGTCACAGAAGCAGGTTGATAAAAGATTGAACCTGTGGCCACACAGGGTGAGTGCTGTTGTGTATTGATCCGTGTGCGCCGCAGAAGCAGATAACATTGTACCATTAAGAGAAACTCATACATCACTGCAGCTAGAAGAATGAATTGCTTCCAGCACAGACACTGCCTTTATCCTTCAGTGGATTACATCACTGATGATAGAGTTGAGCAACTTTGGACATACTTACCCTCTTCTGAAAtatcttaatttattttaaatgaacattGACTCGTCATCAACACTGCAGgtacacattttcatttctgttcctgttcctgtcaaTTTTAAATGCAGCCAAATAAAATCGCAGTGTTGCTAGAATATTTGATCTGCaaaaaggcaagaaaaaaaagcctAATTTGAAATGggttaaaatgtaaataagaaGGTCAGAACAACATTAGAGGCTGACTCAGCATTATAGGTTGCACAGAGGGAACACAGTGACAATACAAGGATGATGTTGCTTTGGTGTCATGATCGTGACCTTTCTATGAAACGTCTCACTGCTCCGTCCTTTGTATCAGCATTTATTAGAACACTAAGCTGTCCTCTCAAAGACAAAAACTTTATCCTTGATTCATAAACTTTGGTTTATGgtaatatttataaaaaagaTTGACATTCTTTACAACCTCAAACTTACACTGGTAAAAAAAGTACAATTCCTCCTTTAAATACTGATTATagacatttaattaattaagtaatttaatttcacttatAAGTTAGTTTTAAGAAATCCTACACAATAAACTTCCTGAGTCATTTGTTATCTGGTCAGTTTTGCACTGACCAGTTttgtacaaaaataataaaaattatattattataagtGGGAAACACTGACTCGCATACTGTTGCCTTATGATCTGTGCTCCAAAGTTCAACAGCAGCCAGAAAGACAAGATCTTCACCTTGAAACCGCACTTAATTTGTCCGTCCCTCCCGGTTGGCTGTCTGTTATCCTTGACCCGACAACTTAacctttcttctcctccatcacatctctttcctcttcctcccttagTCACTCCTTCAGTTCCACTAATCCATTCTGTCACTCCAGAGTCATCAGCTGCATTTGTCTCTGACAGTGTCTGTCTCCAGTGTAATATGAGAATGTGTGCTCTCTACAGCGACCTTGTTCTTAATCTTGTcccttctctgtcttcctcttctttttcccaGCAGCTAAGATGGCCATGAACAGCATCCTCAACGCTGATGACATCAAAAAAGCTCTAGATACATTTGCAGGTAAACAGGACTCTGGATGTGCTCAGCAGAGACTCAGTTCCCGTTAGCAGAGATTGGCTTAGCTCCAGGCTGGTGATGTTATAAATACTGGTTTCTTAAAGTTTAAGACTAATAGTCTCTTAGTACAGATCCATTAAAATCCATCTCAGTCTGAACTTTAGATGGCTACCTTACCGCCTCTAGGCCTAATCACCCAGAATAATACAGGACAAGCAGTTCAACTTTTAGCTTCATTATATTTCcactccgcggtgcactggcgtcgtgcccggagtgtcccccgcctcacgccctatgccgccgagataggctccggctccccgtgacccactgtggcggatatagcggtggtaatctgaagatgactgactgactatatTTCCACTGGTGTGCAGTTGCTGACTCCTTTGACTTCAAGAAGTTTTTTGACATGGTGGGTCTGAAGAACAAGTCTTCTGATGATGTGAAGAAGGTCTTCACAGTGCTGGATGCCGACAACAGTGGTTtcatagaggaggaggagctcaagtaagacaaacacaaacaaatacacaaacccATAAGATGATCAAGGAAAAACATTTGTGCCACAGTTTTGTTTTATGTCTCTATCTTGGGCTAGATTTGTTCTGAAAGGTTTCGCCAAAGATGGCAGGGACCTGACGGACAAAGAAACCAAAGCATTTTTAATAGCAGCCGACAAGGACGGCGATGGCAAAATTGGAATCAATGGTAAGCATCAGCTTCTATTAGAGGGAAGATCACAAGGTCATGCCAGCAGACAGCGTGAACGTCTAAAGaaagtaacacaaacacacaaatagtcTGCTTTGGGCCTCGAGGGTGTTATTTAAAGCTAATTAATGCATAATGTTAAAGCTATGGATGGAGGCCTCCAGTCTTTCTCTGCAATCACGTCATCTGtctttgtgcaaaaaaatgtgtagTACCTTCAGAAATCACTGATAATCAAAAATCCGACATGCCACTTTATGATTGGTTACTGTGTTtaatttccattaagtttctcagctTAGACCAATATTTAACATCAAatatcaaaaacattaaaagttcAGTATTAATTAAAGTTCAGTTAATGCTCCCAGGCAGAAACCTAATCCAGCCagcattggttcctacatcatttagctcctacagggAGACAACCCagtcaataatttaaaacaatgttAAATAACAGGAAGGTTGCCACTGTGTTTTCTTGCAGGTATCCTATAGTCTACATTATCAgcactaactttcaacctgacccaaaTTGTCTGCAGTGCCCATATTTGCGGACGCCCCCATGCACATGAATACACTGTGTTCATTCCCTGTTGGAGTAAAGTTGTT
This window encodes:
- the pvalb6 gene encoding parvalbumin 6 translates to MAMNSILNADDIKKALDTFAVADSFDFKKFFDMVGLKNKSSDDVKKVFTVLDADNSGFIEEEELKFVLKGFAKDGRDLTDKETKAFLIAADKDGDGKIGINEFTWLVKE